In Pelecanus crispus isolate bPelCri1 chromosome 16, bPelCri1.pri, whole genome shotgun sequence, the following proteins share a genomic window:
- the SNRNP40 gene encoding U5 small nuclear ribonucleoprotein 40 kDa protein, giving the protein MIEQHKRKGPDLPLVPVAAKRPRHELPGAPGGGGGGQPPPGALLQAGPPRCSSLQAPIMLLSGHEGEVYCCKFHPNGNTLASAGFDRLILLWNVYGDCDNYATLKGHSGAVMELHYNTDGSMLFSASTDKTVAVWDSETGERVKRLKGHTSFVNSCYPARRGPQLVCTGSDDGTVKLWDIRKKAAVQTFQNTYQVLAVTFNDTSDQIISGGIDNDIKVWDLRQNKLTYTMRGHADSVTGLSLSSEGSYLLSNAMDNTVRIWDVRPFAPKERCVKIFQGNVHNFEKNLLRCSWSPDGSKIAGGSADRFVYVWDTTSRRILYKLPGHAGSVNELAFHPEEPIILSASSDKRLYMGEIQ; this is encoded by the exons ATGATCGAGCAGCACAAGCGGAAG ggccccgacCTCCCGCTCGTGCCCGTTGCGGCCAAGCGGCCCCGCCATGAGCTGCCGGGGGCGCCgggtggcggcgggggcgggcagcccCCTCCCGGGGCCCTGCTGCAGGCG GGCCCGCCGCGCTGCTCCTCCCTGCAGGCCCCCATCATGCTGCTCTCGGGGCACGAAGGAGAGGTGTACTGCTGCAAGTTCCACCCCAACGGCAACACCCTCGCCTCCGCCGGCTTCGACCGGCTCATCC TGCTGTGGAACGTCTACGGGGACTGCGATAACTACGCCACCCTGAAGGGACACAGCGGGGCGGTTATGGAGCTGCACTATAACACAGACGGCAG CATGCTCTTCTCAGCATCCACAGACAAAACTGTGGCTGTGTGGGATAGTGAGACTGGAGAGAGAGTGAAGAGACTGAAGGGCCATACCTCCTTCGTTAACTCCTGTTACCCAGCGAGGCGAGGACCCCAGCTTGTCTGTACAGGCAGTGATGATGGGACAGTGAAG CTGTgggatatcaggaaaaaagctgctgtCCAGACATTTCAGAACACATACCAGGTCTTGGCTGTAACTTTCAATGACACCAGTGATCAGATCATATCTGGAGGCATCGACAACGATATTAAG GTGTGGGACCTTCGCCAGAACAAGCTCACTTACACGATGAGAGGACACGCGGACTCGGTGACAGGCCTCAGTCTGAGCTCGGAAGGCTCCTACCTGCTCTCCAACGCAATGGACAACACAG TTCGCATCTGGGACGTGCGACCGTTTGCCCCTAAAGAGAGATGTGTAAAGATTTTCCAGGGGAACGTGCATAATTTTGAAAAG aatcTTCTGAGGTGCTCTTGGTCCCCGGATGGGAGTAAAATAGCAGGGGGTTCGGCCGACAG GTTTGTCTACGTGTGGGACACCACATCCAGGAGGATTCTGTACAAGCTGCCAGGCCACGCCGGGTCGGTGAATGAACTGGCTTTCCATCCGGAGGAACCCATTA TACTCTCCGCATCCAGCGACAAAAGACTGTATATGGGGGAGATCCAGTGA
- the ZCCHC17 gene encoding zinc finger CCHC domain-containing protein 17 isoform X7 — protein MEVLPELYAIFQGEVATVTEYGAFIKIPGCRKQGLVHKTHMSCCRVDKPSEIVDVGDKVWVKLIGKEMKDDKLKLSLSMKVVNQGTGKDLDPNNVSLDQDERKKRTFRDYTSQKITLEAVLNTVCKKCGCKGHFAKECFVQPGGTKYSLIPEEEEEEVAAAGHERDKKTNLADDSSKKRKKKKKKKKKHKKKTRD, from the exons ATGGAGGTGCTGCCTGAGCTCTACGCCATCTTCCAGGGAGAG GTTGCTACAGTGACAGAATATGGGGCGTTTATAAAAATTCCAGGCTGCAGGAAACAAG GCCTTGTCCATAAGACTCACATGTCCTGCTGCCGTGTGGATAAACCCTCAGAGATAGTAGATGTTGGAGACAAAGTATGGGTGAAGCTTATCGGAAAAGAG ATGAAAGATGACAAACTGAAACTCTCCCTCTCCATGAAGGTTGTTAACCAAGGCACGGGAAAAGACCTCGATCCCAACAATGTTTCTCTTGA tcaggatgagaggaaaaaacGCACGTTCAGAGACTATACTAGTCAGAAGATCACACTTGAAGCTGTCTTGAACACTGTGTGCAAGAAATGCGGTTGCAAAG GTCATTTTGCCAAGGAGTGTTTTGTGCAGCCTGGAGGTACCAAATATAGCCTCATtccagaagaggaggaagaggaggtggcagcagcaggacatgAAAGAGATAAAAAGACCAACCTGGCTGATGATTcttcaaaaaaaaggaaaaag
- the ZCCHC17 gene encoding zinc finger CCHC domain-containing protein 17 isoform X8 gives MEVLPELYAIFQGEVATVTEYGAFIKIPGCRKQGLVHKTHMSCCRVDKPSEIVDVGDKVWVKLIGKEMKDDKLKLSLSMKVVNQGTGKDLDPNNVSLDQDERKKRTFRDYTSQKITLEAVLNTVCKKCGCKGEEEEKEAQG, from the exons ATGGAGGTGCTGCCTGAGCTCTACGCCATCTTCCAGGGAGAG GTTGCTACAGTGACAGAATATGGGGCGTTTATAAAAATTCCAGGCTGCAGGAAACAAG GCCTTGTCCATAAGACTCACATGTCCTGCTGCCGTGTGGATAAACCCTCAGAGATAGTAGATGTTGGAGACAAAGTATGGGTGAAGCTTATCGGAAAAGAG ATGAAAGATGACAAACTGAAACTCTCCCTCTCCATGAAGGTTGTTAACCAAGGCACGGGAAAAGACCTCGATCCCAACAATGTTTCTCTTGA tcaggatgagaggaaaaaacGCACGTTCAGAGACTATACTAGTCAGAAGATCACACTTGAAGCTGTCTTGAACACTGTGTGCAAGAAATGCGGTTGCAAAG